A single window of Nocardia sp. NBC_01327 DNA harbors:
- a CDS encoding helix-turn-helix domain-containing protein gives MSDNELGLFLRIRREAVPPAQVGLPAGARRRTPGLRRSELATLAGVSVEYITRLEQGRDRHPSSAVLAALSDALGMTSTERVYLHRLAKAESPGFTCNGSMQPTRVVRPAVLAILNQLEPAPAAVINRASEIVACTAGYRRLMGPIGLFDDGEPANVARYIFTDPRAREAHPDWEHTADKVVANLKVGPFRSDPVVSALVDELTLTAGPEFSGRLSRISGLPEASRVDRLIHPEVGLLRLAFESLELSADDDQRLIVQLPADDATAEALDRLIGRNPGSLRAVAG, from the coding sequence GTGAGCGATAACGAGCTGGGTCTGTTCTTGCGCATTCGGCGCGAAGCGGTCCCGCCCGCGCAGGTGGGCCTGCCCGCCGGTGCGCGTCGCCGCACGCCCGGCCTGCGCCGATCCGAGCTCGCGACCTTGGCCGGGGTGAGCGTCGAATACATCACCCGGCTGGAGCAGGGGCGCGATCGCCATCCCTCCTCGGCGGTGCTCGCGGCGCTCTCCGATGCGCTCGGCATGACCTCGACAGAACGTGTGTATCTGCATCGGCTGGCCAAGGCCGAGTCGCCCGGATTCACCTGCAACGGCAGCATGCAGCCCACCCGCGTGGTGCGCCCCGCGGTGCTGGCCATCCTCAACCAGCTCGAGCCCGCCCCCGCGGCCGTGATCAACCGGGCCAGCGAGATCGTGGCGTGCACGGCGGGCTACCGGCGGCTCATGGGCCCGATCGGACTCTTCGACGATGGTGAGCCGGCCAATGTCGCCCGGTACATCTTCACCGATCCCCGCGCCCGCGAGGCCCATCCGGATTGGGAGCACACCGCCGACAAGGTGGTCGCGAACCTCAAGGTCGGCCCGTTCCGCTCGGACCCCGTCGTCTCGGCTCTGGTCGATGAGCTGACGTTGACCGCGGGCCCGGAATTCAGCGGCCGGCTCAGCCGCATCTCCGGCCTGCCGGAGGCCAGCCGCGTGGATCGCCTGATCCACCCCGAGGTGGGCCTGCTCCGGCTGGCCTTCGAATCCCTCGAACTCTCCGCCGATGACGATCAGCGACTGATCGTCCAGCTCCCCGCCGACGATGCCACCGCCGAGGCCCTCGACCGCCTCATCGGCCGCAACCCGGGCAGCCTGCGCGCCGTAGCGGGCTGA
- a CDS encoding NADPH-dependent FMN reductase, which translates to MTSTPLRLAVIIGSVREGRFGPVVANWFAGQAREHGAFEVDVIDLAEMELPLALPAVSPLMEPNPVRPDGMVDLTERLGAADAIVIVTPDINRSYPAALKAAIDWHFTQWNRKTVGFVGYSGKSGGLMAIEHLRTVLNELNAHTVREYVSFPRYFLLFGPDGQLVEPAEFERAAAAMLDQLFWWASALTAARELPVSA; encoded by the coding sequence ATGACCAGCACGCCTCTGCGCCTCGCGGTGATCATCGGCAGCGTCCGGGAGGGACGTTTCGGTCCCGTGGTCGCGAACTGGTTCGCCGGACAGGCGCGCGAGCACGGCGCTTTCGAGGTCGATGTCATCGATCTGGCGGAGATGGAACTGCCGCTGGCGCTGCCCGCCGTCTCACCGCTGATGGAGCCGAATCCGGTGCGGCCGGACGGCATGGTCGATCTGACCGAACGACTGGGCGCGGCCGATGCCATTGTCATCGTCACCCCGGATATCAATCGCAGTTATCCGGCAGCGCTGAAAGCCGCCATCGACTGGCACTTCACGCAGTGGAACCGCAAGACCGTCGGTTTCGTCGGCTACAGCGGTAAGAGCGGCGGCCTGATGGCGATCGAGCACCTGCGCACGGTGCTCAATGAACTCAATGCGCATACGGTCCGCGAGTATGTTTCGTTCCCCCGCTACTTCCTGCTGTTCGGCCCGGACGGACAGCTCGTCGAGCCCGCCGAATTCGAGCGCGCGGCCGCCGCCATGCTCGACCAATTGTTCTGGTGGGCAAGCGCTCTGACCGCCGCCCGCGAACTGCCGGTTTCCGCATAA
- the hisN gene encoding histidinol-phosphatase, which translates to MTTYSSDLDLAVRLADAADAITRERFGALDLKIDSKPDLTPVSDADLAVERMIRDVLSAERPGDLVLGEEFGGDVEFNGRQWVIDPIDGTKNFVRGVPVWASLISLLEDGVPVVGVVSAPALARRWWAAAGAGAWTSFEKSEPKAISVSAVAELGAASLAMSSLSGWRAIGRRAKLIALTDEVWRVRGYGDFFGYTLLAEGAVDIVTEPELSLWDMAALDILIREAGGTFTSLDGNPGPHGGSAVATNSHLQDQVLAALAA; encoded by the coding sequence GTGACCACCTACTCCAGTGATCTCGACCTCGCCGTGCGGCTGGCCGACGCGGCCGATGCCATTACTCGTGAACGGTTCGGTGCGCTCGATCTGAAGATCGATTCGAAGCCCGATCTGACGCCGGTTTCGGATGCCGATCTGGCCGTGGAGCGCATGATTCGGGACGTATTGAGCGCGGAGCGCCCGGGCGATCTGGTGCTCGGTGAGGAATTCGGCGGTGATGTCGAGTTCAACGGCAGGCAGTGGGTGATCGATCCCATCGACGGCACCAAGAATTTCGTGCGCGGAGTACCGGTGTGGGCCTCGCTCATCTCGCTGCTGGAGGACGGCGTACCGGTGGTCGGCGTGGTGAGCGCCCCGGCGCTGGCGCGGCGCTGGTGGGCGGCGGCCGGGGCGGGTGCGTGGACCAGCTTCGAGAAGTCCGAGCCGAAGGCCATTTCGGTCTCGGCGGTCGCGGAGCTGGGTGCGGCCAGTCTGGCCATGTCGAGCCTGTCCGGCTGGCGGGCCATCGGCCGGCGCGCGAAGCTGATCGCGCTCACCGATGAGGTGTGGCGGGTCCGCGGATACGGCGATTTCTTCGGTTACACCCTGCTGGCGGAGGGCGCGGTGGATATCGTCACCGAACCCGAACTGTCGCTGTGGGATATGGCCGCGCTCGACATTCTGATCCGGGAGGCGGGCGGCACGTTCACCTCGCTGGACGGCAATCCGGGCCCGCACGGCGGCAGTGCGGTGGCCACCAATTCCCATCTGCAGGACCAGGTGCTGGCCGCGCTCGCGGCCTGA
- a CDS encoding glycosyltransferase family 39 protein gives MYWVATIFAAVLAGYSNRYGYHRDEMYFLAAGRRLDWGYPDQPPLVPLIARGMAAIDANSLILLRIPAIVAAVGIVLCAGWTARELGAGRVAQTLSAAAVASAALLMGAGHLLGTTVFDLAVWSAVTLLILRLLREASDPRWWLPVGVLVGIGLQNKALAAIPVLVLAAALAAAGPRKIFATRYFPIAIGIAGLIVLPYLWWQACYGWPQWEMSRAIAGGSSGTSNSPIAFVLLQFGLIGPLLVPLWGFGLYWLWRRPRYRAFVITYAVLFAGYLVAGGKAYYLGGMYPLLLAAGSTGLEAKLANHRIRSAAVGFAVLLTAAVSAVLFLPVLPASAIRDSPVLAINFDAGETIGWPAFVHQIAAARAHSAPDAEILTANYGEAAAIERFGGAYRLPTPHSGHNAYWWWGPPATGHPVLTVGIAEDQLRRLCSDPELLGHIDNGLGIHSAEQGKPIYLCRVLRISWDRAWPAVRHLG, from the coding sequence ATGTACTGGGTAGCGACCATTTTCGCGGCAGTCCTGGCCGGATACTCGAACCGGTACGGCTACCACCGCGACGAGATGTACTTCCTGGCCGCGGGCCGGCGACTGGACTGGGGATACCCGGATCAACCACCGCTGGTCCCGCTGATCGCCCGCGGAATGGCGGCCATCGACGCCAATTCCTTGATACTGCTTCGGATTCCGGCAATCGTCGCGGCCGTCGGCATTGTGCTGTGTGCCGGGTGGACGGCGCGGGAGCTGGGCGCGGGACGGGTCGCGCAGACGCTGTCGGCCGCGGCGGTCGCCTCCGCGGCGCTGCTCATGGGGGCCGGGCATCTGCTCGGCACAACTGTTTTCGATCTGGCCGTATGGTCGGCCGTCACGCTGCTGATCCTGCGGCTGCTCCGCGAGGCATCGGATCCGCGGTGGTGGCTGCCGGTCGGCGTACTGGTGGGAATCGGCCTGCAGAACAAGGCGCTCGCGGCGATCCCGGTGCTGGTGCTTGCGGCGGCGCTCGCCGCGGCGGGACCGCGAAAAATATTTGCCACCAGATACTTTCCGATTGCCATTGGTATTGCCGGGCTGATCGTACTGCCGTATCTGTGGTGGCAGGCGTGTTATGGGTGGCCGCAGTGGGAAATGAGCCGGGCCATTGCCGGAGGATCGTCGGGCACCTCGAATTCGCCGATCGCTTTTGTGCTGCTGCAATTCGGTTTGATCGGACCACTGCTGGTGCCGCTGTGGGGATTCGGCCTGTACTGGTTGTGGCGGCGGCCGCGCTACCGGGCGTTCGTGATCACCTATGCGGTGCTGTTCGCGGGGTATCTGGTGGCCGGGGGAAAGGCCTACTACCTGGGCGGAATGTATCCGCTGCTGCTCGCGGCCGGATCGACCGGGCTGGAAGCGAAGCTTGCGAACCATCGAATCCGCAGTGCTGCTGTGGGTTTCGCGGTCCTTCTCACCGCCGCGGTCTCGGCCGTGCTGTTCCTGCCGGTGCTCCCGGCCTCCGCGATTCGCGATTCCCCTGTTCTCGCCATCAATTTCGACGCGGGGGAGACCATCGGCTGGCCGGCGTTCGTGCATCAGATTGCGGCTGCCCGTGCCCATTCCGCGCCCGACGCCGAGATCCTCACCGCGAACTACGGCGAAGCCGCGGCCATCGAGCGGTTCGGCGGCGCGTACCGGCTGCCGACGCCGCACAGCGGCCACAATGCCTACTGGTGGTGGGGGCCACCCGCCACGGGGCATCCGGTGCTGACGGTGGGAATCGCCGAGGATCAGTTGCGGCGACTGTGCTCCGATCCGGAACTGCTGGGGCACATCGACAACGGGCTCGGCATCCACAGTGCGGAACAGGGCAAACCCATCTATCTGTGCCGTGTGCTCCGAATTTCCTGGGACCGGGCATGGCCCGCGGTCCGTCACCTCGGATAA
- a CDS encoding acyl-CoA dehydrogenase family protein, with translation MIMSTRDTAKTRRPDTSAVGLNPVKRDWMGAAMRVMTTITGSELAEKYNLRKPIERITYEGTKTGFRTLGAATRVFEKVAGGGAPKRLPANESRKKDYFDLTPTDEQQMIVETVREFAGEILRPAAYDADNAAKAPRDLLERASELGITLINVPEELEGAASERGAVTNSLVAEALAHGDMGLALPLLAPSGVAVALSQWGTDAQQKTYLAAFAGESVPQASVVISEPQPLFDPFALKTKATRSPSGYRLNGVKSLVPAAGDAELFIVAAELDGRPAFFIVESDTQGLIVEADPSMGLRAAGLGRLILDNVAVSTNAILGDAETAQRSEDYADAVRLARLGWASLATGTGQAVLDYVIPYVKEREAFGEPIAHRQAVAFMVANMAIELDGLRLVTLRGASRAEQGLSFAREAALARKLATDKGMQIGLDGVQLLGGHGFTKEHPVERWYRDLRAIGIAEGVVLI, from the coding sequence GTGATTATGAGCACTCGAGACACCGCAAAGACGCGACGTCCGGATACCTCCGCCGTTGGCCTGAATCCGGTCAAGCGCGACTGGATGGGCGCAGCCATGCGGGTCATGACGACCATCACGGGGTCGGAACTCGCGGAGAAGTACAACCTGCGCAAGCCCATCGAGCGTATTACGTACGAGGGCACCAAGACCGGTTTCCGCACCCTCGGTGCCGCGACTCGCGTCTTCGAAAAGGTTGCTGGAGGCGGCGCCCCGAAGCGGCTGCCCGCCAATGAGTCCCGTAAGAAGGACTACTTCGATCTGACGCCGACCGACGAACAGCAGATGATCGTCGAGACGGTCCGCGAGTTCGCCGGCGAGATCCTCCGTCCGGCCGCCTATGACGCCGACAATGCCGCCAAGGCCCCGCGCGATCTGCTCGAGCGCGCGTCCGAGCTCGGCATCACGCTGATCAATGTGCCCGAGGAGCTGGAGGGCGCTGCCTCCGAGCGCGGCGCGGTCACCAATTCCCTTGTGGCCGAGGCGCTTGCGCACGGTGACATGGGTCTGGCGCTGCCGCTGCTGGCTCCGAGCGGTGTGGCCGTCGCCCTCTCGCAGTGGGGTACGGACGCGCAGCAGAAGACCTACCTCGCGGCCTTCGCGGGTGAGAGTGTGCCGCAGGCGTCGGTCGTCATTTCCGAGCCGCAGCCGCTGTTCGATCCGTTCGCGCTGAAGACCAAGGCCACCCGCTCGCCCAGCGGTTACCGTCTCAACGGTGTGAAGAGCCTGGTTCCGGCCGCCGGTGATGCCGAACTCTTCATCGTCGCCGCCGAGCTGGACGGCCGCCCGGCCTTCTTCATCGTCGAGTCCGACACCCAGGGTCTGATCGTCGAGGCCGATCCGAGCATGGGTCTGCGCGCCGCGGGTCTGGGTCGCCTGATCCTCGACAATGTGGCCGTATCGACCAACGCCATCCTGGGTGATGCCGAAACCGCGCAGCGCTCCGAGGATTACGCGGATGCCGTGCGGCTGGCCCGCCTGGGCTGGGCGTCGCTGGCGACCGGTACCGGTCAGGCCGTGCTGGACTACGTGATTCCGTACGTGAAGGAGCGCGAGGCGTTCGGCGAGCCGATCGCGCACCGTCAGGCGGTGGCCTTCATGGTCGCCAATATGGCCATCGAGCTCGACGGCCTGCGGCTCGTGACCCTGCGGGGTGCGTCGCGCGCCGAGCAGGGTCTGTCGTTCGCTCGCGAGGCCGCGCTGGCTCGCAAGCTGGCCACCGACAAGGGCATGCAGATCGGCCTGGACGGTGTGCAGCTGCTCGGCGGCCACGGCTTCACCAAGGAGCACCCGGTGGAGCGCTGGTACCGCGATCTTCGTGCCATCGGCATTGCCGAGGGCGTCGTCCTCATCTGA
- a CDS encoding acyl-CoA dehydrogenase family protein, with amino-acid sequence MINLELPKKLRASANQAHQVAAEIFRPVSRKYDLAEHEYPVELDTMAAMIEGLSASGGDVSGATGGRKAEGEDDVHATELLGNTNGGNMSALLNALETCWGDAGLMLSIPYQGLGNAAIAAVSTDEQLQRFGKVWAAMAITEPSFGSDSAAVTTTATRDGDEWVLNGTKIFVTAGSRATHIVVWATVDKSAGRAAIKSFVVPRDAKGLTVSRLEHKLGIKASDTAEIRFEDCRIPADNILGSPEVNVEKGFAGVMQTFDNTRPLVAAMAVGVGRAALEELRKVLSDAGIEIDYDKPANNQSAPAAEFLRMEADYESAYLLSLRAAWMADNKKPNSLEASMSKAKAGRMGTDVTLKAVELAGATGYSQRTLLEKWSRDSKILDIFEGTQQIQQLIVARRVLNLSSDKLK; translated from the coding sequence ATGATCAATCTCGAACTCCCCAAGAAGCTCCGGGCCAGCGCCAACCAGGCCCACCAGGTCGCCGCGGAGATCTTCCGCCCGGTGTCCCGCAAGTACGACCTCGCCGAGCACGAGTACCCGGTCGAGCTGGACACCATGGCCGCCATGATCGAGGGCCTGTCCGCCTCGGGCGGCGATGTGTCCGGTGCCACCGGCGGCCGTAAGGCCGAGGGCGAAGACGACGTGCACGCCACCGAGCTGCTCGGAAACACCAACGGCGGCAATATGTCCGCGCTGCTGAACGCCCTGGAGACCTGCTGGGGCGACGCCGGCCTGATGCTGTCGATCCCCTACCAGGGTCTCGGCAATGCCGCCATCGCCGCCGTCTCCACCGATGAGCAGCTGCAGCGCTTCGGCAAGGTGTGGGCCGCCATGGCCATCACCGAACCGTCCTTCGGCTCCGACTCGGCCGCGGTCACCACCACCGCCACCCGCGACGGTGACGAGTGGGTTCTCAACGGCACCAAGATCTTCGTCACCGCCGGTTCGCGCGCCACCCACATCGTGGTGTGGGCGACGGTCGACAAGTCCGCGGGCCGTGCCGCCATCAAGTCGTTCGTGGTGCCGCGGGATGCCAAGGGCCTCACCGTGTCCCGCCTCGAGCACAAGCTCGGCATCAAGGCGTCCGACACCGCCGAGATCCGCTTCGAGGACTGCCGCATCCCCGCCGACAACATCCTCGGCAGCCCGGAAGTCAACGTGGAGAAGGGTTTCGCGGGCGTCATGCAGACGTTCGACAACACCCGCCCCCTCGTGGCCGCCATGGCCGTCGGCGTCGGCCGCGCCGCCCTCGAAGAGCTCCGCAAGGTCCTCTCCGACGCCGGCATCGAGATCGACTACGACAAGCCCGCCAACAACCAGTCCGCCCCCGCGGCCGAATTCCTGCGCATGGAAGCCGATTACGAATCGGCCTACCTCCTCTCCCTCCGCGCAGCCTGGATGGCCGACAACAAGAAGCCCAACTCCCTCGAGGCCTCCATGTCCAAGGCCAAGGCTGGCCGCATGGGCACCGACGTCACCCTCAAGGCCGTCGAACTCGCAGGCGCCACCGGCTACTCCCAGCGCACCCTCCTGGAAAAGTGGAGCCGCGACTCGAAGATCCTCGACATCTTCGAAGGCACCCAACAAATCCAGCAACTAATCGTCGCCCGCCGCGTCCTCAACCTGAGCAGCGACAAGCTGAAGTAA
- a CDS encoding DUF397 domain-containing protein, which translates to MKTDPTRANWFKSSYSGGGQECVEVAFLGAAVSDVGVRDSKDPGGPALVFAADQWDRFLSSGIWNR; encoded by the coding sequence ATGAAAACTGACCCGACGAGGGCCAACTGGTTCAAGTCGAGCTACTCCGGCGGCGGACAGGAGTGCGTCGAGGTGGCGTTCCTCGGAGCAGCCGTGAGTGATGTCGGGGTACGAGACTCCAAGGATCCCGGCGGGCCCGCCCTGGTGTTCGCCGCCGATCAATGGGATCGGTTCCTGTCCAGCGGCATCTGGAATCGCTGA
- a CDS encoding GntR family transcriptional regulator: MSGYREVANGLRIAINQGEYKPGTTLPKQEELAERYGVNIKTVRQAVGLLEAEGLVTAIRRRGTVVRQRPPLRRLGIDRYSKRKWKYGDTVAFIADRQASGRTWNRTDQTQTVNLIEPDAEVTDAFELEPGSLVYERVRTVREEGHPTHTLASYYLPAHVAGTPLVDPEPGPAGPGGGFSVLTLQGYEPDHMSETIFARMPTPEEVERLALPSGEPVMILIRRTYTANDVLVEFARGVHAASRFSWTYDFALPE; encoded by the coding sequence ATGAGCGGATACCGAGAGGTGGCGAACGGCTTACGCATCGCCATCAATCAGGGCGAATACAAGCCTGGGACAACACTTCCCAAGCAGGAAGAGCTCGCTGAACGCTATGGCGTCAACATCAAGACGGTCAGGCAGGCGGTCGGCCTGCTGGAGGCTGAGGGACTTGTCACAGCCATCCGGCGGCGCGGGACGGTGGTCCGCCAGCGGCCGCCACTTCGCAGGCTCGGTATAGATCGCTACTCGAAGAGGAAGTGGAAGTACGGCGACACGGTCGCGTTCATCGCGGACCGCCAAGCATCCGGTCGCACATGGAACCGAACCGATCAGACCCAAACCGTCAACCTGATCGAGCCGGACGCAGAAGTCACGGATGCCTTTGAGTTGGAACCAGGTTCACTCGTTTACGAACGAGTCCGCACTGTCCGCGAAGAGGGTCATCCGACACACACCCTCGCCAGTTATTACCTCCCGGCGCACGTCGCGGGAACACCTCTGGTGGACCCGGAGCCTGGTCCCGCAGGTCCTGGTGGCGGATTCTCAGTACTCACGCTTCAAGGCTACGAACCGGACCATATGTCCGAAACGATCTTCGCGCGGATGCCTACACCTGAGGAGGTAGAGCGCCTAGCGCTCCCCTCCGGCGAGCCGGTGATGATCCTCATCCGGCGCACCTACACCGCGAACGATGTCCTGGTCGAGTTCGCACGCGGTGTTCACGCGGCATCCAGATTTTCGTGGACCTACGACTTCGCGCTGCCCGAATAG
- a CDS encoding YdcF family protein: protein MPTTALPAKYRSDVEALWDFNQMHHEPRPVDVGIGLGGHDIGVATYAADLYHSGVVPLIVFTGGNAPTTVDRFPRGEAVHFHEHAIERGVPADVILVEPKATNTGENIDFTRDLLQELGYFGSTKSVMLISRPYQQRRSFAICRKRWPEVDVSCGSLPLALDDYVAGIGDVDRVMNMLVGDTQRLWIYPAKGWAIEQDVPGEVREAYERLVDAGFHRRLLPEESR, encoded by the coding sequence ATGCCGACAACAGCTTTGCCCGCAAAGTACCGCTCAGATGTCGAGGCCCTTTGGGACTTCAACCAGATGCACCACGAGCCGCGACCCGTCGATGTCGGCATCGGGCTCGGGGGGCATGACATCGGAGTCGCCACCTACGCGGCCGATCTCTACCACAGCGGGGTCGTCCCGCTCATCGTGTTCACAGGTGGGAACGCGCCGACCACGGTGGACCGGTTCCCTCGCGGCGAGGCCGTGCATTTCCATGAGCACGCCATCGAACGCGGAGTGCCGGCCGACGTCATCCTCGTCGAGCCGAAGGCCACGAATACGGGCGAGAACATCGACTTCACCCGAGACCTACTCCAGGAGCTCGGCTACTTCGGCTCGACCAAGTCGGTGATGCTGATCTCCCGCCCGTACCAGCAGCGTCGCAGCTTCGCTATTTGCCGGAAGCGCTGGCCAGAGGTCGATGTCAGCTGCGGATCACTCCCACTCGCTCTGGACGATTACGTTGCCGGCATCGGCGACGTGGATCGCGTGATGAACATGCTCGTCGGGGACACCCAGCGACTCTGGATCTACCCGGCCAAGGGCTGGGCCATCGAGCAAGACGTGCCCGGCGAGGTTCGGGAGGCCTACGAGCGCCTTGTGGACGCTGGCTTCCATCGCCGCCTACTCCCGGAAGAGTCGCGCTGA
- a CDS encoding BlaI/MecI/CopY family transcriptional regulator — MKGLGALESQVMGVLWGEVDALSVHDVVDRLSDDRRVPAYTTVLTVLTHLWEKGWVRREKVGRSYRYRPSRSRAEATTDLLREILDASPDAPAVLLHLARTASAHEVEALREGLSGGGPRP, encoded by the coding sequence ATGAAGGGGCTTGGGGCGCTGGAGAGTCAGGTGATGGGGGTGTTGTGGGGTGAGGTGGATGCGCTGTCGGTGCATGATGTGGTTGATCGGCTGAGTGATGATCGGCGGGTTCCGGCTTATACGACGGTGTTGACGGTTTTGACGCATCTGTGGGAGAAGGGGTGGGTTCGGCGGGAGAAGGTGGGGCGGTCTTATCGGTATCGGCCCAGTCGGAGTCGGGCTGAGGCGACTACCGATTTGCTTCGGGAGATTCTCGATGCCAGTCCGGATGCTCCTGCGGTGCTGCTGCATTTGGCGCGAACGGCCAGCGCGCATGAGGTCGAGGCGCTGCGGGAAGGGCTTTCGGGCGGGGGGCCGCGGCCGTGA
- a CDS encoding M56 family metallopeptidase, with protein sequence MILITALLAAGLALAVFAPAALRRIDFAAAPVAGMGAWLGAVAAMIGCGGLVLIALAWPGDPPGEFFAGSVLGCLGAIEPVIVTWTASLIMPVVALGVTVPTGQLARIAVGHRGRGATLRRRHNELVEVLGRVDPSGSKLVWLDHPVPLAYSVAGRGGYVVVTDGLARCLTDAQWRAVLAHEHAHLRGFHHHIVGVGQILARAFPWIPLFAAAPTALATLVELAADRAAATATDPQALSSALHTVAAHGATTPAAPLGLIDESLAMRLECLSATPDSRTASRRTAAALVFATMLLAPAASALAVGLSAAVAWLSMV encoded by the coding sequence GTGATTCTGATAACCGCGCTGCTGGCGGCGGGCCTCGCGCTGGCGGTGTTCGCGCCTGCGGCGTTGCGGCGCATCGACTTCGCCGCCGCGCCGGTCGCCGGGATGGGGGCGTGGCTGGGCGCGGTCGCCGCGATGATCGGGTGCGGCGGGCTGGTGCTGATCGCACTGGCGTGGCCCGGCGATCCACCGGGGGAATTCTTCGCGGGCAGTGTGCTGGGCTGCCTGGGTGCGATCGAGCCCGTAATCGTCACCTGGACAGCGAGTTTGATCATGCCGGTCGTGGCGCTGGGCGTCACCGTTCCCACGGGACAGTTGGCGCGGATCGCCGTCGGGCACCGGGGGCGAGGGGCGACACTGCGCCGCCGGCACAACGAGTTGGTCGAGGTATTGGGTCGCGTCGATCCCTCGGGCTCGAAGCTGGTGTGGCTCGATCATCCAGTTCCCCTGGCCTACAGCGTGGCCGGGCGTGGCGGGTATGTAGTGGTCACCGATGGGCTCGCGCGCTGCCTGACGGATGCGCAGTGGCGGGCGGTGCTCGCCCATGAACACGCGCATCTGCGCGGATTCCATCACCACATCGTCGGTGTCGGCCAGATCCTCGCCCGCGCTTTTCCGTGGATCCCGCTGTTCGCCGCGGCGCCGACGGCCCTGGCCACCCTGGTCGAGCTCGCCGCCGACCGCGCGGCCGCGACCGCGACCGACCCACAGGCCCTCTCTTCAGCGCTGCACACCGTCGCGGCACACGGGGCAACAACACCAGCTGCCCCACTGGGATTGATCGACGAATCACTGGCGATGCGCCTGGAATGCCTGTCGGCCACACCGGATTCGCGCACGGCGTCACGGCGCACGGCCGCGGCGCTGGTTTTCGCGACGATGTTGCTGGCGCCTGCCGCATCGGCATTGGCGGTCGGGCTGAGCGCGGCGGTGGCGTGGTTGAGCATGGTCTGA